A single Prochlorococcus marinus XMU1410 DNA region contains:
- a CDS encoding alpha/beta hydrolase, with the protein MKYIFIIFFSFCGLFFNNGLKAAEKINIKFEEMEIPLTIEQLSKLEKYKDDSTELIDWLKKNGLIRVFELSKFLEFPVFKEEGLNREILRSWIGRKILTELSKSIKVPNDNNGTEIYNTIENLLDQKKEVSTLDIIKALPSEEITLDIDNLILIISSWKNELSMQQELLSKLNKLERTNQSTFKNTEKKSTQDLIKIDKKIYAPHRVKPFEIEIWKSNKTNEDKELIIFMPGLGGEINNFKWIGNELAKRGWPILFIDHRGSNLDSFIKVLEGKETIPGSADFFLYRIKDLDAVLKAHENEEFGLPNDSYILMGHSLGALIALLYEGNKPTDQLEDKCDSALKDFAVTNLSKLLQCQLSEIPFPKKNNSNKASAIIGFNSFGSLVWPKENSTGIKTPTLLIGGTYDLITPLINEQFRVFSALNNPSNRFLIIEGASHFSPIRINKSYEDNNDVFKISETFIGSEPILVQDLSTKFIVAFLKNIKDQKIPTVVKNQRDLGLEFHLLDLKTIKEIAEN; encoded by the coding sequence GTGAAATACATTTTTATAATTTTTTTTAGTTTTTGTGGTTTATTTTTTAATAATGGTTTAAAGGCTGCTGAAAAAATAAATATTAAATTTGAAGAGATGGAAATCCCTCTTACTATAGAACAATTATCAAAATTAGAAAAATACAAAGATGATTCAACAGAATTAATAGATTGGTTAAAAAAAAATGGATTAATAAGAGTTTTTGAATTATCAAAATTTTTAGAATTTCCAGTTTTCAAAGAAGAGGGATTAAATAGAGAAATATTGAGAAGTTGGATAGGGCGCAAAATTCTTACAGAATTAAGCAAAAGCATTAAAGTTCCAAATGACAATAATGGAACAGAAATTTATAACACTATAGAAAATTTATTAGATCAAAAAAAAGAAGTTTCAACTTTAGACATCATAAAGGCATTACCATCAGAAGAAATTACATTAGATATTGATAATTTAATTTTAATAATTTCATCTTGGAAAAATGAATTATCTATGCAACAAGAACTTTTATCCAAATTAAATAAACTTGAAAGAACGAACCAAAGTACCTTTAAAAATACTGAAAAAAAATCAACTCAAGATCTTATAAAAATTGATAAAAAAATTTATGCTCCTCACCGAGTGAAACCTTTTGAAATTGAAATTTGGAAAAGCAATAAAACAAATGAAGATAAAGAACTGATAATTTTTATGCCAGGACTTGGAGGCGAAATTAATAATTTCAAATGGATAGGAAACGAATTAGCTAAAAGAGGTTGGCCAATATTATTCATAGATCATAGAGGAAGTAATTTAGATTCATTTATTAAAGTACTCGAAGGTAAGGAAACAATACCAGGAAGTGCAGACTTTTTCTTATATAGAATTAAAGATTTAGATGCTGTATTAAAAGCTCATGAAAATGAGGAATTTGGTTTACCTAATGATTCTTATATTTTAATGGGGCATTCACTTGGTGCTTTAATAGCACTTTTATATGAAGGCAATAAACCTACTGATCAACTAGAGGACAAATGTGATTCGGCATTAAAAGACTTCGCGGTAACAAATTTATCTAAATTACTTCAATGTCAGTTGAGCGAAATACCATTCCCTAAGAAAAATAACTCTAATAAAGCCAGTGCGATTATAGGTTTTAATTCATTTGGCAGTTTAGTATGGCCAAAAGAAAATAGTACCGGCATTAAAACACCAACTCTTCTGATAGGTGGTACTTATGACCTTATTACACCATTAATCAATGAACAATTTAGAGTTTTTTCTGCTTTAAATAATCCATCAAATAGATTTCTTATTATTGAAGGTGCAAGTCATTTCTCTCCAATAAGAATTAATAAAAGCTATGAAGATAACAATGACGTATTCAAAATAAGTGAAACTTTTATTGGTTCAGAGCCAATATTAGTACAAGATTTATCTACGAAATTTATAGTTGCATTTTTAAAAAATATTAAAGATCAAAAGATCCCTACAGTAGTTAAAAATCAAAGGGATTTGGGACTTGAGTTCCATCTTTTAGATCTTAAAACAATAAAAGAAATTGCCGAAAATTAG
- a CDS encoding MFS transporter, with protein MISPNSLQISKNWWIQFPYHLRLITKIRFFAAFGAGGVIYLTSLIFNNLGLSATDIGLGFTISAIIGTVTRLFTGNYLNKTGKIQFPIITSSILSIAASLCLIFSRNTFLYIIGQSLVGAAAGIYWPAAEFGVPYFCHPIETRKAYALVRSSEALGIFLGVFLGGYMTNFLYSKSIFINDIFCMLVITYLISRNSSSIKRNLENFQKNLVDPINQGQLKWNKNSTIIILSIILITTSLALIQVTLPLDLVKGGVYRNALSKEIISLIISIQLILLLFLQWPVGSWISKKERLFGLKFSLINFTFASFLLFISSYLNIPAFYLISLALILVSLGTASFLPTSTDVVFRIAPSNKKGFALALLSQCFAMGYFFGPFISGRILDLFGYASIIWLSISCCCFIAFTILFKRLF; from the coding sequence GTGATTAGTCCAAATAGTTTACAAATTAGCAAAAATTGGTGGATTCAATTTCCTTATCATTTGAGGTTAATAACCAAGATAAGATTTTTCGCTGCATTTGGAGCAGGAGGTGTTATTTATTTAACATCACTTATTTTTAATAACCTAGGATTATCGGCGACAGATATTGGCCTGGGATTTACCATTTCAGCAATAATTGGAACCGTAACAAGACTCTTTACAGGCAATTATCTTAATAAAACGGGAAAAATACAATTTCCGATAATTACTTCTTCAATACTAAGTATTGCCGCTAGCTTATGCCTCATTTTTTCAAGAAATACTTTTTTGTACATAATTGGACAATCACTTGTTGGGGCTGCTGCAGGGATATATTGGCCTGCTGCTGAGTTTGGTGTGCCCTATTTTTGTCATCCTATCGAAACACGTAAAGCTTATGCCCTTGTTAGAAGTTCGGAAGCTTTAGGAATATTTCTAGGGGTATTCTTAGGCGGGTATATGACGAATTTTTTGTATTCTAAATCAATATTTATAAATGATATATTTTGCATGTTAGTTATCACGTATTTAATATCTAGAAATAGTTCTTCTATAAAAAGAAACTTAGAAAATTTTCAAAAAAATTTAGTAGATCCGATTAATCAGGGACAATTGAAATGGAATAAAAATTCAACAATAATAATTTTATCTATTATATTGATAACTACCTCTTTAGCCTTGATACAAGTAACATTGCCTCTGGATCTTGTTAAAGGTGGAGTCTATCGTAATGCATTAAGCAAAGAAATTATTAGTCTTATAATTTCTATTCAGTTAATTTTATTGTTATTTTTACAATGGCCTGTCGGTTCTTGGATTTCTAAGAAAGAAAGATTATTTGGGTTGAAATTTAGTTTAATAAATTTCACTTTCGCTTCATTTTTATTATTTATTTCTAGTTATTTAAATATCCCAGCGTTTTATTTAATTTCTTTGGCATTGATTTTAGTAAGTTTAGGGACTGCTTCATTTCTTCCAACATCAACAGATGTAGTTTTCAGAATAGCTCCTTCAAATAAAAAAGGTTTTGCACTTGCTCTATTATCACAATGTTTCGCTATGGGTTATTTTTTTGGACCATTTATTTCAGGACGCATATTAGATCTATTTGGTTATGCTTCAATAATCTGGCTTTCAATTTCTTGTTGTTGCTTTATTGCCTTTACAATTCTATTTAAGAGATTATTTTAA